Proteins encoded within one genomic window of Triticum aestivum cultivar Chinese Spring chromosome 2D, IWGSC CS RefSeq v2.1, whole genome shotgun sequence:
- the LOC123052088 gene encoding 3-oxoacyl-[acyl-carrier-protein] synthase II, chloroplastic — translation MAAAAPPLCAWLVAAGAHADFGADEHRQTQCLDAGSGATFGLDRRPLGVRRRGSARSGMAVSVALQPERVIVEKKRPDVKQRRVVVTGMGVVTPLGHDPDVFYNNLLDGHSGISEIETFDCSKFPTRIAGEIKSFSTEGWVVPKLSKRMDKFMLYLITAGKKALENGGLTEEVRNDLDKTRCGVLIGSAMGGMKVFNDAIEALRVSYRKMNPFCVPFATTNMGSAILAMDLGWMGPNYSISTACATSNFCILNAANHIRRGEADVMLCGGSDAPLIPIGLGGFVACRALSQRNSDPTKASRPWDMDRDGFVMGEGAGVLVLEELEHAKQRGATIYAEFLGGSFTCDAYHMTEPHPEGTGITLCIEKALADSGVAREEINYVNAHATSTQSGDLKEYEAIVRCFGQNPQLRVNSTKSMTGHLIGAAGGIEAVACIQAIRTGWVHPNLNLENPEKVVDVGVLVGAEKERCEVKVALSNSFGFGGHNSSILFAPFK, via the exons ATGGCGGCAGCGGCGCCACCGCTCTGCGCGTGGCTCGTCGCCGCGGGCGCGCACGCGGACTTCGGGGCGGACGAGCACCGCCAGACGCAGTGCCTCGACGCCGGCTCCGGCGCGACGTTCGGCCTCGACCGCCGCCCCCTCGGGGTGCGGCGCCGTGGGTCCGCGCGCTCTG GAATGGCCGTGTCTGTTGCCTTGCAGCCTGAAAGGGTAATTGTCGAGAAGAAGAGACCTGATGTTAAACAAAGGAGAGTGGTCGTCACGGGCATGGGTGTAGTGACGCCACTGGGTCATGATCCTGATGTGTTTTACAACAACCTTCTTGACGGTCATAGTGGAATAAGCGAGATTGAGACGTTTGACTGCTCCAAGTTCCCCACG AGAATTGCAGGAGAGATCAAATCCTTCTCTACTGAAGGTTGGGTTGTACCCAAGCTATCTAAGCGAATGGACAAGTTCATGCTGTATTTGATAACTGCTGGTAAGAAAGCATTGGAAAACGGTGGGCTCACCGAAGAAGTCAGGAATGACTTGGATAAAACCAGATGTGGGGTTCTCATTGGCTCTGCGATGGGCGGCATGAAG GTATTTAATGACGCGATTGAAGCGCTAAGGGTTTCTTACAGGAAAATGAACCCGTTTTGTGTTCCCTTTGCTACTACTAATATGGGTTCTGCAATACTTGCAATGGATCTG GGCTGGATGGGGCCAAATTACTCTATTTCCACTGCATGTGCCACCAGTAATTTTTGTATCCTCAACGCAGCAAACCATATCAGAAGAGGGGAAGCT GATGTCATGCTTTGTGGTGGTTCTGATGCGCCACTCATCCCAATTG GATTGGGAGGTTTTGTTGCCTGCAGAGCTCTTTCACAGAGGAACAGTGACCCAACAAAAGCTTCCCGGCCCTGGGATATG GACCGTGATGGTTTTGTTATGGGAGAAGGGGCAGGTGTGCTAGTATTGGAAGAACTTGAGCATGCTAAG CAAAGAGGTGCAACAATATATGCTGAATTTCTTGGTGGAAGCTTCACATGCGATGCTTACCATATGACTGAGCCGCATCCTGAAG GAACGGGGATCACTCTCTGCATTGAGAAGGCACTGGCTGATTCAGGGGTAGCAAGGGAAGAGATTAACTATGTGAATGCGCATGCAACATCTACACAATCAGGCGATTTGAAGGAGTATGAAGCGATCGTTCGTTGCTTCGGCCagaaccctcag CTAAGGGTGAACTCAACAAAATCAATGACCGGGCATCTTATAGGAGCAGCTGGTGGAATAGAAGCTGTTGCTTGTATACAA GCTATAAGAACTGGTTGGGTCCATCCAAATCTGAATTTGGAGAACCCAGAAAAAGTAGTG GATGTGGGCGTTTTAGTTGGAGCAGAGAAGGAGAGGTGCGAAGTAAAGGTGGCGCTGTCAAACTCATTTGGATTCGGTGGGCATAACTCATCAATTCTGTTTGCCCCCTTCAAGTAA
- the LOC123052090 gene encoding uncharacterized protein — protein sequence MSPHARQPKPLQDRQRQDQQGEPLVKARQVRRRLRTSTSRPFQERLVDMAAARKEIAAALRVHRAAAAAVTMRSRDQHEQQAQWPPCDAFFSDHLRDDSTPRYLGPVLPVGPPVVVGGGLLDHLGRSLPALPLGLNLSFHGFAGSSVYDATNSAGASRNRPLIQPPPADSSDSRAHSSPPLAVMLSQEGSPAVDALENAASLAGAPHMEPEGEGEATSLLGWGDAAATPACAWWSDVLDQGTESNGCVGELCAPAGHEGGDVDVASMPAAGWLYEGSGDQGATWSGKPVGDLETHLSGGDDYHQRDGEDIALPCMEIEGWDGKWFDEEPVFP from the exons ATGAGCCCTCACGCGAGGCAGCCGAAGCCACTCCAAGATCGTCAGCGGCAGGATCAGCAGGGTGAGCCGCTGGTCAAGGCTAGGCAGGTGAGGAGGCGGCTGCGCACGTCCACGAGCAGGCCGTTCCAGGAGAGGCTGGTCGACATGGCGGCGGCCAGGAAGGAGATCGCCGCCGCTCTCAGGGTCCacagggccgccgccgccgcggtgacCATGCGATCCAGAGATCAGCACGAGCAGCAAGCGCAGTGGCCCCCCTGCGACGCCTTCTTCTCCGACCACTTGCGCGACGACTCCACGCCGCGTTACCTCGGACCTGTACTTCCGGTCGGGCCGCctgtcgtcgtcggcggtggcctGCTGGATCACCTGGGCCGCAGCCTCCCGGCGCTGCCGCTGGGCCTCAACCTCAGCTTCCATGGTTTTGCTGGCTCATCTGTGTATGATGCCACTAACAGTGCTGGCGCTTCTCGTAACCGTCCTTTAATCCAACCGCCGCCCGCTGATTCCTCTGACTCTCGGGCGCACTCGTCTCCCCCATTGGCGGTGATGCTGAGCCAAGAAGGTTCACCGGCGGTAGACGCCCTGGAGAACGCGGCGTCGTTGGCAGGCGCGCCGCACATGGAGCCGGAGGGCGAGGGTGAGGCCACCTCCTTGCTCGGGTGGGGTGACGCGGCCGCCACGCCGGCGTGCGCGTGGTGGAGCGACGTCCTCGATCAGGGCACGGAGAGTAACGGCTGCGTCGGCGAGCTGTGCGCGCCGGCCGGGCACGAAGGAGGCGACGTTGACGTGGCGAGTATGCCGGCCGCGGGGTGGCTGTACGAAGGCTCCGGCGACCAAGGAGCCACATGGAGCGGCAAGCCGGTCGGTGACCTGGAGACGCATCTTAGCGGCGGCGACGACTACCACCAGCGGGACGGCGAAGACATCGCCTTGCCATG CATGGAGATCGAAGGATGGGACGGGAAATGGTTCGATGAGGAGCCAGTTTTTCCttag